One Mycobacterium sp. SMC-4 DNA window includes the following coding sequences:
- a CDS encoding FAD-binding protein — protein sequence MPDWDETTEVLVAGSGAGGVTGAYTAAREGLDVVLVEATDKFGGTTAYSGGGGMWFPCNPVLLRAGADDTLDDALEYYRAVVGDRTPRALQETYVRGGAPLVEYLESDEQIKFTLLPWPDYFGKAPKARADGMRHIAAKPIKVAAAPHLRDLVRGPLDTDRLGSPTPQDYFVGGRALIARFLIALQRYPHARTELSTALTELVVDDGKVVGAVVETAGRRRSIRATRGVLLAAGGFEHNDQMRERYGVPGTSRDTMGPCGNRGLAHLAAMAVGGDVDLMDQAWWSPGLMHPDGTAAFALWFTGGLFVDDGGRRFVNESASYDRLGRGVLDAMTRGDVTLPYWMVYDDSDGGVPPVQATNVSMVEPQAYRSAGLWRSADTLAELAAAIGVPPHNLTDTVARFNDFARRGVDEDFGRGDEPYDRAFSGGASPLRPIERPPFHAAAFGVSDLGTKGGLRTDSAARVLDARDTVITGLYAAGNTMAAPSGTTYPGGGNPIGTSMVFSHLAVLDMKKGSR from the coding sequence ATGCCCGACTGGGATGAGACCACCGAGGTGCTGGTCGCCGGCTCCGGCGCCGGCGGTGTCACCGGGGCCTACACGGCAGCACGGGAAGGCCTTGACGTCGTGCTCGTCGAGGCCACCGACAAGTTCGGGGGCACCACGGCCTATTCCGGCGGGGGCGGGATGTGGTTCCCGTGCAATCCGGTTCTGCTGCGTGCCGGGGCAGATGACACCCTCGACGACGCGCTGGAGTACTACCGGGCCGTGGTCGGTGACCGTACGCCCCGCGCATTGCAGGAAACCTATGTGCGCGGTGGCGCGCCACTTGTCGAGTACCTGGAGTCCGACGAACAGATCAAGTTCACGCTGCTGCCGTGGCCCGACTACTTCGGCAAGGCGCCCAAGGCTCGCGCCGACGGAATGCGGCACATCGCGGCCAAGCCGATCAAGGTGGCTGCGGCACCGCACCTCCGTGACCTGGTTCGTGGCCCACTGGACACCGATCGGCTCGGCAGCCCGACCCCGCAGGACTACTTCGTCGGGGGCCGCGCGCTGATCGCCCGGTTCCTGATTGCCCTGCAGCGGTACCCGCACGCGCGCACCGAACTCAGCACGGCGCTCACCGAGTTGGTGGTCGATGATGGCAAGGTCGTCGGCGCGGTCGTCGAGACCGCCGGTCGGCGCCGATCGATCCGGGCCACCCGCGGCGTGTTACTGGCTGCCGGCGGCTTCGAGCACAACGACCAGATGCGGGAACGCTACGGGGTGCCCGGAACGTCGCGAGACACCATGGGCCCGTGCGGGAATCGCGGGTTGGCCCACCTGGCGGCGATGGCGGTGGGCGGCGACGTCGATCTGATGGACCAGGCGTGGTGGTCGCCGGGTCTGATGCATCCCGACGGCACGGCCGCGTTCGCGTTGTGGTTCACCGGCGGCCTGTTCGTCGACGACGGCGGCCGGCGGTTCGTCAACGAGTCGGCGTCCTATGACCGACTCGGGCGCGGCGTGCTGGACGCGATGACGCGCGGAGACGTCACCCTGCCGTACTGGATGGTCTACGACGACAGCGATGGCGGGGTCCCGCCGGTGCAGGCCACCAACGTCTCGATGGTGGAACCGCAGGCCTACCGGTCCGCCGGGCTGTGGCGTTCTGCCGACACCCTGGCGGAGCTGGCCGCCGCGATCGGCGTACCGCCGCACAATCTGACCGACACCGTCGCGCGGTTCAACGACTTCGCCCGCCGTGGCGTCGACGAAGACTTCGGACGCGGTGACGAACCGTACGACCGGGCGTTCTCCGGCGGAGCGTCCCCGCTGCGTCCGATCGAGCGGCCCCCGTTCCACGCGGCTGCATTCGGCGTCTCGGACCTGGGTACCAAAGGTGGTCTACGCACCGATTCGGCTGCCCGTGTGCTCGATGCGCGCGACACTGTGATTACCGGACTGTACGCGGCCGGAAACACCATGGCAGCGCCCAGCGGAACCACCTACCCCGGCGGCGGCAATCCGATCGGAACCAGCATGGTGTTCAGCCACCTGGCCGTGCTGGACATGAAGAAAGGCTCGCGATGA
- a CDS encoding 3-ketosteroid-9-alpha-hydroxylase subunit A: MTQNDLREIDPGPAMTRFARGWHCLGLAESFRDGQPHSISAFGTKLVVFADSSGAIKVLDGYCRHMGGDLSRGTVKGDSVACPFHDWRWGGDGRCTLVPYAKRTPRMARTRAWLTTEVNGQLLVWHDPEGNAPAPELTPPTIEGYEEGRWSPWQWSSILIEGAHCREIVDNNVDMAHFFYIHHAYPTYFKNVIEGHMASQFMESKPRPDSIANPEKLWDGTYLRSEATYFGPAYMINWLHNDLAPDFTVEVALINCHYPVTHDSFMLQWGVAVQQMPSLPADKAAKLAGAMSRSFGEGFLEDVEIWKNKSPIENPLLTEEDGPVYQHRRWYQQFYVDAAEVTADMTDRYEQEVDTTHAYDLWQQEVEQNLAARR, from the coding sequence ATGACCCAGAACGACCTCCGTGAGATCGACCCCGGGCCGGCCATGACGCGGTTCGCCCGCGGCTGGCATTGCCTGGGCCTGGCGGAGTCCTTCCGCGACGGCCAACCGCACAGCATCTCGGCGTTCGGTACCAAACTCGTGGTGTTTGCCGACTCCAGCGGCGCCATCAAGGTGCTCGACGGGTACTGCCGGCACATGGGCGGCGATCTGTCACGCGGCACCGTCAAAGGAGACTCGGTCGCGTGCCCGTTCCACGATTGGCGATGGGGTGGCGACGGCCGGTGCACGTTGGTCCCCTACGCCAAACGCACGCCGCGGATGGCCCGCACCAGAGCCTGGCTCACCACCGAGGTCAACGGTCAGCTGCTGGTGTGGCACGACCCCGAAGGCAACGCGCCGGCGCCCGAGTTGACCCCGCCGACGATCGAGGGCTACGAGGAGGGCCGGTGGTCACCGTGGCAGTGGAGCTCGATCCTGATCGAGGGCGCTCATTGTCGCGAGATCGTGGACAACAACGTCGACATGGCGCACTTCTTCTACATCCATCACGCCTATCCCACGTACTTCAAGAACGTCATCGAAGGGCACATGGCCAGCCAGTTCATGGAGTCCAAGCCACGGCCGGATTCCATCGCCAACCCGGAGAAGCTCTGGGACGGAACATATCTGCGGTCTGAGGCGACGTACTTCGGTCCCGCGTACATGATCAACTGGCTACACAACGACCTCGCGCCGGACTTCACCGTCGAGGTGGCGCTGATCAACTGCCACTACCCGGTGACGCATGACTCGTTCATGTTGCAGTGGGGGGTGGCCGTGCAGCAGATGCCCAGTCTGCCCGCCGACAAGGCCGCCAAGTTGGCCGGCGCGATGAGCCGGTCGTTCGGAGAGGGATTCCTCGAAGACGTCGAGATCTGGAAGAACAAGTCCCCGATCGAGAACCCGCTGCTGACCGAGGAGGACGGTCCGGTCTATCAGCACCGCCGTTGGTATCAGCAGTTCTACGTCGACGCTGCCGAAGTCACCGCCGACATGACGGATCGCTACGAACAGGAAGTCGACACCACCCACGCCTACGATCTGTGGCAGCAGGAGGTCGAGCAGAACCTGGCCGCGCGTCGGTAG
- a CDS encoding nitronate monooxygenase family protein, with amino-acid sequence MKTELCERFGIDYPIFVFTPSEKVAAAVSRAGGLGVLGCVRFNDADDLENVLQWMDTNTDGKPYGVDIVMPAKVPTEGTSVDINKLIPAEHREFVDKTLADLGVPPLPEDEARSEGVLGWLHSVARSHVEVALKHPIKLIANALGSPPKDVIDQVHAAGVPVAALAGSPKHALRHVENGVDIVVAQGHEAGGHTGEIGSMVLWPEIVDALDGKAPVLAAGGIGTGRQVAAALALGAQGVWMGSAFLTSAEYDLGVRLESGRSVIQEAMLNATSADTVRRRIYTGKPARLLKSRWTDAWDAEGAPEPLPMPLQNILVSEAHQRMSESKDPTAVAMPVGQIVGRMNEIRPVADIIAELVSGFEEATKRLDGIRES; translated from the coding sequence ATGAAAACCGAACTCTGCGAACGCTTCGGCATCGACTATCCGATCTTCGTCTTCACCCCGTCGGAGAAGGTCGCCGCTGCGGTGAGCAGGGCCGGCGGGCTCGGGGTTCTGGGATGCGTGCGATTCAACGACGCAGACGACCTGGAAAACGTCCTGCAGTGGATGGATACCAACACCGACGGCAAGCCCTACGGTGTCGACATCGTGATGCCGGCCAAGGTGCCCACCGAAGGAACCTCGGTGGACATCAACAAGCTGATTCCGGCCGAGCACCGCGAGTTCGTCGACAAGACCCTCGCCGATCTCGGTGTCCCGCCGTTGCCCGAGGACGAAGCCCGCTCCGAAGGTGTTCTGGGATGGCTGCATTCGGTGGCGCGCAGCCACGTCGAGGTGGCTCTCAAGCACCCGATCAAGCTCATCGCCAACGCGCTGGGCTCCCCGCCCAAAGATGTCATCGACCAGGTCCATGCCGCCGGTGTGCCCGTCGCAGCCCTGGCGGGTTCACCCAAACATGCGCTGCGCCATGTCGAGAACGGCGTCGACATCGTCGTCGCACAAGGTCACGAAGCCGGTGGCCACACCGGGGAGATCGGTTCCATGGTGCTGTGGCCGGAGATCGTCGATGCGCTCGACGGCAAAGCACCGGTGCTGGCCGCCGGTGGGATCGGCACCGGTCGCCAGGTCGCCGCCGCGCTGGCCCTGGGCGCCCAAGGTGTCTGGATGGGTTCGGCGTTCCTGACCTCGGCCGAATATGACCTGGGTGTGCGCCTGGAGTCGGGCCGTTCGGTGATTCAAGAGGCGATGCTGAATGCCACGTCGGCCGACACCGTGCGCCGACGGATCTACACCGGTAAACCCGCCCGCCTGCTCAAGAGTCGGTGGACTGACGCCTGGGATGCCGAAGGGGCGCCCGAACCACTGCCGATGCCGCTGCAGAACATTCTGGTCAGTGAAGCGCATCAGCGGATGAGCGAGTCGAAAGACCCGACCGCGGTCGCCATGCCCGTCGGCCAGATCGTCGGCCGGATGAACGAGATCCGCCCGGTCGCCGACATCATCGCCGAGTTGGTCAGCGGTTTCGAAGAGGCCACCAAGCGCCTCGACGGCATCCGCGAAAGCTGA
- a CDS encoding acyl-CoA synthetase produces the protein MALNIADLAEHAIDAVPDRVALISGDETLTYAELEEKANRLAHYLLDQGVKKDDKVGLYCRNRIEIVIAMLGIIKAGAILVNVNFRYVEGELKYLFDNSDMVALVHERRYADRVANVLPETPNVRTILVVEDGSDDDFARYGGVEFYSALEQGSPERDFGPRSEDDIYLLYTGGTTGFPKGVMWRHEDIYRVLFGGTDFATGEPIADEYGLAKQAAESGPMVRYPIPPMIHGATQSATWMALFSGQTTVLVPEFDPDEVWRTIAEHKVNLLFFTGDAMARPLLDALLAHQDKGNEYDLSSLFLLASTAALFSTSLKEKFLELLPNRVITDSIGSSETGFGGTSIVAKGESHTGGPRVTIDKNTVVLDEDGNEVKPGSGVRGIIAKRGHIPVGYYKDEKKTAETFRTYNGVRYAIPGDYAEVEADGTVTMLGRGSQSINSGGEKIYPEEVEAALKGHPDVFDALVVGVPDDRYGQCVAAVVHRRPGTNPTLADLDTFVRQEIAGYKVPRKVWWVDEIHRTPAGKPDYRWAKDTTEERPADDAHANHAGAK, from the coding sequence GTGGCTCTGAATATCGCCGACCTCGCCGAGCACGCCATCGACGCCGTGCCTGACCGTGTCGCCCTCATCTCGGGTGACGAGACCTTGACCTACGCCGAGTTGGAGGAGAAGGCCAACCGGCTGGCGCACTACCTGCTCGACCAGGGGGTGAAAAAGGACGACAAGGTCGGGCTGTATTGCCGCAACCGCATCGAGATCGTCATCGCGATGCTGGGCATCATCAAGGCCGGCGCCATCCTGGTCAACGTCAACTTCCGCTATGTCGAGGGCGAGCTGAAGTACCTGTTCGACAACTCCGACATGGTGGCCCTGGTGCACGAGCGCCGCTACGCCGACCGGGTGGCCAACGTGCTGCCCGAGACGCCGAACGTCAGGACCATCCTGGTCGTGGAGGACGGCAGTGACGACGACTTCGCACGTTACGGCGGCGTCGAGTTCTACTCCGCGCTGGAGCAGGGTTCACCGGAGCGTGATTTCGGTCCGCGCAGCGAGGACGACATCTACCTGCTCTACACCGGCGGCACCACCGGGTTTCCCAAGGGTGTGATGTGGCGCCACGAAGACATCTACCGAGTCTTGTTCGGCGGCACCGACTTCGCGACCGGTGAGCCCATCGCCGACGAGTACGGCCTGGCCAAGCAGGCCGCAGAGAGCGGTCCGATGGTGCGCTACCCGATTCCGCCGATGATTCACGGCGCCACCCAGTCGGCCACCTGGATGGCATTGTTCTCGGGGCAGACCACGGTGCTGGTGCCCGAGTTCGACCCCGACGAGGTCTGGCGCACCATCGCCGAGCACAAGGTCAACCTGCTGTTCTTCACCGGCGATGCGATGGCGCGCCCACTGCTCGATGCGCTGCTCGCACATCAGGACAAGGGTAACGAGTACGACCTGTCGAGCCTGTTCCTGCTGGCCAGCACGGCGGCGCTGTTCTCGACAAGCCTGAAGGAGAAGTTCCTCGAGCTGCTGCCCAACCGCGTCATCACCGACTCCATCGGATCCTCGGAGACCGGTTTCGGCGGCACCAGCATCGTGGCCAAGGGGGAGTCGCACACCGGCGGTCCGCGGGTGACCATCGACAAGAACACCGTGGTGCTCGACGAGGACGGCAACGAGGTCAAGCCCGGCTCGGGGGTGCGCGGCATCATCGCCAAGCGCGGCCACATCCCGGTCGGTTACTACAAGGACGAGAAGAAGACGGCCGAGACCTTCCGCACCTACAACGGCGTGCGCTACGCCATCCCGGGCGATTACGCCGAGGTGGAGGCCGACGGCACCGTGACGATGCTGGGACGCGGTTCGCAGTCGATCAACAGCGGCGGCGAGAAGATCTATCCCGAAGAGGTCGAGGCTGCCCTGAAGGGTCACCCCGACGTGTTCGACGCGCTGGTGGTCGGTGTGCCCGACGATCGCTACGGTCAGTGTGTGGCCGCCGTCGTGCACCGCCGGCCCGGCACCAATCCGACGCTGGCGGACCTCGACACGTTCGTCCGCCAGGAGATCGCCGGCTACAAGGTGCCGCGCAAGGTCTGGTGGGTCGACGAGATCCATCGCACACCGGCCGGCAAGCCGGACTACCGGTGGGCCAAGGACACCACCGAGGAGCGGCCCGCCGACGACGCGCACGCCAACCATGCTGGGGCGAAGTGA
- a CDS encoding crotonase/enoyl-CoA hydratase family protein: protein MSDEQKSEKGPDALVEQRGHTLIVTMNRPDKRNALSTEMMQIMVEAWDRVDSDPEIRSCILTGAGGAFCAGMDLKKADSQAPGDSFKGGFDPTRIPALLKGRRLTKPLIAAVEGAAIAGGTEILQGTDIRVAGESAKFGVSEAKWSLYPMGGSAVRLVRQIPYTVACDILLTGRHISAAEAKEFGLIGHVVPDGQALTKALEIAEVINGNGPLAVQAILKTIRETEGMHEEEAFKPDTANGIPVFLSEDSKEGPKAFLEKRKPVWKLK from the coding sequence GTGAGCGACGAACAAAAATCGGAAAAGGGTCCCGACGCACTCGTCGAGCAGCGGGGACACACTCTGATCGTCACGATGAACCGGCCGGACAAACGAAACGCGCTCTCGACCGAGATGATGCAGATCATGGTCGAGGCATGGGATCGGGTCGACTCCGATCCCGAGATCCGCAGCTGCATCCTGACCGGCGCGGGCGGCGCGTTCTGCGCAGGTATGGACCTCAAGAAGGCCGACAGTCAAGCGCCTGGCGACTCGTTCAAGGGCGGGTTCGATCCGACCAGGATCCCGGCGCTGCTCAAGGGCCGGCGGCTGACCAAGCCGCTGATTGCCGCGGTCGAGGGGGCCGCGATCGCCGGGGGCACCGAGATTCTGCAGGGCACCGATATCCGCGTGGCCGGTGAGAGCGCGAAGTTCGGCGTGTCGGAGGCCAAGTGGAGCCTATACCCGATGGGTGGTTCGGCGGTCCGGCTGGTCCGCCAGATCCCCTACACCGTCGCCTGCGACATTCTGCTCACCGGCCGCCACATCAGCGCCGCCGAGGCCAAGGAGTTCGGTCTGATCGGGCACGTGGTCCCCGACGGGCAGGCCCTGACCAAGGCGCTCGAGATCGCCGAGGTCATCAACGGCAACGGCCCACTCGCGGTGCAGGCGATCCTGAAGACCATCCGTGAGACCGAGGGCATGCACGAGGAAGAGGCTTTCAAGCCTGACACCGCCAACGGCATTCCGGTGTTCCTCTCCGAGGACTCCAAGGAAGGCCCGAAAGCGTTCTTGGAGAAGCGCAAGCCGGTCTGGAAACTGAAGTAG
- a CDS encoding NCS1 family nucleobase:cation symporter-1: MSESNPGAGTPEPVVVASSPSAVFVDTRADEDYVITSIDGSLHNDELAPVAPSKRRWGSFEIFNVWTNDVQSLAGYTLAASLFVTAGINGWFVLAAIVLAGALVMFFVNLSGRPSVTYGVPYPVIARASMGVRGAMFPATVRGIVGIFWYGAQTYFASTAVALAINAIIGATPTGTVLGMTWVDWVSYSLVAGFQIFLFVRGLDGIVRFLNFAGPAVYVVMVLLLIAIWWQAGSGLLNAVGDLFAGEKQGTAAIAAFFGVVGTMIAYFAAVIINFGDFARFTRSDKEMKRGNLLGLPVSLTFFTFLSLFITAGAYIVFQDGQGDPMTNPADIVGQVGNVWLSIIAAVTFFMATVGINLVANFIPPVYDIVNLKPNRINFRLAGFITAAIGFVIGALWVSVIGNAGLPMFVDTLGALLAPLYGIMIADYFMLRRQRLDLQALYSADPGGMYYFTKGWNVRALWAFGIAATFAVAAVWVPALHALSGFAWVFGAALGAALHLLVMRGQPLSNTTPEDQFAG, encoded by the coding sequence GTGTCCGAGAGCAATCCGGGGGCGGGCACCCCAGAGCCTGTTGTCGTCGCGTCGTCACCGTCGGCCGTCTTCGTCGACACCCGTGCCGACGAGGACTATGTGATCACCTCGATCGACGGGTCACTGCACAACGACGAACTCGCCCCGGTGGCGCCGTCGAAACGCCGCTGGGGATCGTTCGAGATCTTCAACGTGTGGACCAACGACGTCCAGAGCCTGGCCGGGTACACGCTGGCCGCCAGCCTGTTCGTCACTGCCGGCATCAACGGCTGGTTCGTGCTGGCCGCGATCGTGCTGGCCGGCGCTCTGGTGATGTTCTTCGTCAACCTGTCCGGACGCCCCAGCGTGACCTACGGCGTGCCCTACCCGGTGATCGCGCGGGCATCGATGGGTGTTCGCGGCGCCATGTTCCCGGCCACGGTTCGCGGCATCGTCGGGATCTTCTGGTACGGCGCCCAGACCTACTTCGCTTCCACCGCGGTGGCACTGGCCATCAACGCGATCATCGGCGCGACGCCGACGGGCACCGTGCTGGGCATGACCTGGGTGGACTGGGTGTCCTACTCATTGGTGGCCGGGTTCCAGATCTTCCTGTTCGTGCGCGGGCTGGACGGGATCGTGCGGTTCCTCAACTTCGCCGGCCCAGCCGTTTACGTCGTGATGGTGTTGCTGTTGATCGCGATCTGGTGGCAAGCCGGCTCTGGACTGCTGAACGCAGTGGGCGACCTGTTCGCCGGGGAGAAGCAGGGCACCGCCGCCATCGCGGCGTTCTTCGGAGTCGTGGGCACGATGATCGCCTACTTCGCGGCGGTGATCATCAATTTCGGTGACTTCGCCCGGTTCACCCGCAGCGACAAAGAGATGAAGCGTGGCAACCTGCTGGGGCTGCCGGTGAGCCTGACGTTCTTCACCTTCCTTTCGCTGTTCATCACCGCCGGTGCCTACATCGTGTTCCAGGACGGTCAGGGTGACCCGATGACCAACCCCGCCGACATCGTCGGCCAGGTCGGCAACGTCTGGCTGTCCATCATCGCGGCGGTCACGTTCTTCATGGCCACCGTCGGCATCAACCTAGTGGCCAACTTCATCCCGCCGGTGTACGACATCGTCAACCTCAAGCCAAACCGGATCAACTTTCGTCTCGCTGGCTTCATCACCGCTGCAATCGGTTTCGTGATCGGCGCGCTGTGGGTGTCGGTGATCGGCAACGCCGGGCTGCCGATGTTCGTCGACACTCTGGGCGCACTGCTGGCGCCGCTGTACGGCATCATGATCGCCGACTACTTCATGCTGCGCCGGCAACGTCTGGACCTGCAGGCGCTCTACTCCGCTGATCCGGGCGGGATGTACTACTTCACCAAGGGCTGGAATGTTCGCGCCCTGTGGGCGTTCGGCATTGCGGCGACGTTCGCGGTCGCCGCGGTATGGGTGCCCGCGCTGCATGCACTGTCCGGGTTCGCCTGGGTGTTCGGCGCCGCACTCGGGGCAGCGCTGCACCTGCTGGTCATGCGCGGTCAGCCCTTGTCCAACACGACGCCTGAGGATCAGTTCGCCGGGTGA
- the puuE gene encoding allantoinase PuuE — MSAYPRDMVGYGAHPPDPRWPGGAAIAVQFVLNYEEGAENCVLDGDPASEVFLSEITPAEPFGNRHMSMESLYEYGSRAGLWRLLRIFEDRALPLTVFAVARAMQRNPEAVAAFGELGHEIACHGLRWKSYQLIGEDTERAHMAEAVAILTELTGDRPLGWYTGRDSPHTRSLVVEHGGFVYDSDSYADDLPYWVRVHDTDHLVVPYSLDTNDMRFASAAGFANGDEFFAHLRDAFDVLYAEGVAGQPKMLSVGLHCRLVGRPARAAALQRFLDHVQSHDRVWVARRIEIARHWREVHPAN, encoded by the coding sequence GTGAGCGCCTACCCGCGCGACATGGTCGGCTACGGTGCGCATCCACCTGATCCCCGGTGGCCCGGAGGTGCCGCAATCGCCGTCCAGTTCGTCCTCAATTACGAAGAGGGGGCAGAGAACTGCGTTCTCGACGGCGACCCGGCGTCTGAGGTCTTTCTTTCCGAGATCACTCCGGCCGAACCGTTCGGCAACCGCCATATGAGCATGGAATCGCTCTACGAGTACGGCTCACGAGCCGGGTTGTGGCGATTGTTGCGGATCTTCGAGGACCGAGCATTGCCGCTGACGGTGTTCGCCGTGGCCCGCGCCATGCAGCGCAACCCGGAGGCCGTCGCGGCGTTCGGTGAACTCGGCCACGAGATCGCGTGCCATGGCCTGCGATGGAAGTCCTACCAACTGATCGGCGAGGACACCGAACGTGCCCACATGGCCGAAGCGGTGGCCATCCTGACCGAACTCACCGGCGACCGCCCACTGGGCTGGTACACCGGCCGCGACTCACCGCACACACGTTCACTGGTCGTCGAACACGGCGGCTTCGTCTACGACTCCGACTCGTACGCCGACGACCTGCCCTACTGGGTGCGGGTGCACGACACCGACCACCTCGTGGTGCCGTACTCGTTGGACACCAACGACATGCGGTTCGCCTCGGCGGCCGGGTTCGCCAACGGCGACGAGTTCTTCGCTCACCTGCGTGATGCGTTCGATGTGCTCTACGCCGAAGGTGTTGCGGGTCAACCGAAGATGCTGTCGGTGGGCCTGCACTGCCGGCTGGTTGGGCGCCCGGCACGCGCAGCTGCGTTGCAGCGATTCCTCGACCACGTGCAGTCCCACGACCGGGTGTGGGTGGCGCGCCGTATCGAGATCGCCCGGCACTGGCGTGAGGTTCACCCGGCGAACTGA
- the alc gene encoding allantoicase: protein MTSSAPDFTWLPDLALRTAGGAVIWANDDSFAEKENLINPGPARYQPATFGHRGQIYDGWETRRRREPGFDEAIVRLGVPGRIRGVVIDTAWFKGNFPPEASLEALEVDGYPTAEQLAAAPGWVSLVDRSKIYGDTRNAFDVMSEQRWTHVRLRIYPDGGVARLRVHGEGMPDRRLLGIGPVDLAALENGGMVLDCSNRFYSSPQSLIFPGVAKVMGDGWETARRRDGANDWVHIRLAGSGRVRLVEVDTSYFIGNSPAAASLKGLDVDGQWVELLPRTALLPDTRHRFLIDVDAAVTEARLDIYPDGGLARLRMFGDLL from the coding sequence ATGACGAGTTCCGCGCCGGATTTCACCTGGCTGCCCGATCTGGCCCTGCGCACGGCCGGGGGCGCGGTGATATGGGCCAACGACGACTCCTTCGCCGAGAAGGAGAATCTGATCAATCCCGGGCCCGCAAGGTATCAACCGGCGACGTTCGGCCATCGCGGCCAGATCTATGACGGTTGGGAAACCCGGCGCCGTCGCGAACCCGGCTTCGACGAGGCGATCGTGCGACTCGGAGTGCCTGGACGGATCCGCGGTGTGGTCATCGACACGGCGTGGTTCAAGGGCAACTTTCCGCCCGAGGCATCGCTGGAGGCGCTGGAGGTCGACGGCTATCCGACAGCCGAACAGCTCGCGGCCGCGCCGGGCTGGGTCAGTCTGGTCGATCGCAGCAAAATCTATGGCGATACCAGGAACGCGTTCGACGTAATGTCGGAGCAGCGGTGGACTCATGTACGCCTGCGCATCTATCCCGATGGCGGAGTGGCGCGTCTGCGTGTACACGGCGAGGGCATGCCAGACCGTCGTTTACTCGGCATCGGTCCGGTCGACCTGGCCGCCCTGGAAAACGGTGGAATGGTGCTGGACTGCTCGAACCGCTTCTACAGCTCCCCGCAGTCGCTCATCTTTCCCGGCGTTGCCAAGGTGATGGGCGACGGCTGGGAGACCGCACGCCGGCGTGACGGCGCCAACGATTGGGTGCACATCCGACTCGCCGGCTCCGGCCGCGTGCGCCTGGTCGAGGTCGACACCTCGTATTTCATCGGAAACAGCCCTGCTGCGGCATCGCTGAAGGGACTCGATGTGGATGGGCAGTGGGTGGAACTGCTGCCCCGCACCGCCTTGTTGCCCGACACGCGGCACCGTTTCCTGATCGACGTCGACGCCGCGGTGACCGAGGCGCGGCTGGACATCTATCCCGACGGCGGGCTGGCCCGGCTGCGGATGTTCGGCGATCTGCTGTGA